Proteins encoded together in one Fibrobacter sp. UWH4 window:
- a CDS encoding sulfate adenylyltransferase subunit 1, with protein sequence MKGLLKFITCGSVDDGKSTLIGHILYDSKLLYADQEKALELDSKVGSRSGKIDYSLLLDGLMAEREQGITIDVAYRYFTTDNRSFIVADTPGHEEYTRNMAVGASFADLSVILVDASQGVLVQTRRHARICKLMGIRYFVFAVNKMDLVGYSQERFKEILKQVNELAAELSLHSVYVIPLSATEGDNVTVKSKNIAWYQGKALLDYLETIDIDDAQTETGFYLPVQRVCRPDRTFRGFQGQIEAGAIRVGDTVTSLPSNEKATVKGILRGDRNVEEARFGDPVTISLDREVDVSRGCVLAKDTDIGSYKKIKASLLWMDDEPLSLGKDYLVKLGTKTIPGIINKIDYSVDINSGKHINSDVLEKNGIAVVEIVFTEAIVVDLFEKHKTLGELILIDRVTHATSACGVVEGLFERQVAAGEKAEFVQGKRHGRGEIFEEFFYDTVTLSVVKQQPVKQHYTVGDEIPTVGESYRYPDDFDIIILRDSTAVKVRGKRIAEITEAAKYLYDGFPVINGRGFEIKVHSDEDVSRLLHEYAEAGEAGREKFFKKWTVFDTYRKVVIK encoded by the coding sequence ATGAAAGGTTTGTTGAAGTTTATTACGTGCGGCTCGGTGGACGATGGAAAGTCGACGCTCATCGGGCATATCCTTTACGATTCCAAGTTGCTTTACGCCGACCAGGAAAAGGCTCTGGAGCTTGACAGTAAAGTCGGTAGCCGCAGCGGAAAAATTGACTATTCCCTTTTGCTGGACGGCCTGATGGCCGAACGCGAGCAGGGCATTACCATCGATGTCGCGTACCGTTACTTTACAACGGACAACCGCAGCTTTATCGTGGCAGATACGCCGGGGCACGAGGAATACACCCGCAACATGGCGGTGGGAGCCTCGTTTGCGGACCTTTCGGTGATTCTTGTGGATGCATCGCAGGGTGTTTTGGTACAGACCCGTCGTCATGCCCGCATTTGCAAGCTCATGGGCATCCGCTATTTTGTCTTTGCCGTGAACAAGATGGATCTTGTGGGCTACAGTCAGGAACGTTTCAAAGAAATTTTGAAGCAAGTCAACGAACTGGCCGCCGAACTTTCGCTCCACAGCGTTTACGTGATTCCGCTTTCGGCTACCGAAGGCGATAACGTGACGGTGAAATCCAAGAACATCGCTTGGTATCAGGGCAAGGCACTGCTCGATTATCTCGAAACGATTGATATAGATGATGCGCAGACTGAAACGGGCTTTTATCTGCCCGTGCAGCGTGTGTGCCGTCCGGACCGCACTTTCCGTGGGTTCCAGGGGCAAATTGAAGCGGGCGCAATCCGCGTGGGTGATACGGTTACAAGCCTCCCGAGTAATGAAAAAGCTACTGTCAAGGGAATCCTGCGTGGCGACAGGAATGTGGAAGAGGCTCGCTTCGGCGACCCCGTCACGATTTCGCTTGACCGCGAAGTGGACGTTTCCAGAGGTTGTGTACTTGCCAAGGACACTGACATCGGCAGCTACAAGAAAATCAAGGCGTCGCTCCTGTGGATGGACGATGAACCGCTTTCGCTCGGCAAGGATTATCTTGTGAAACTTGGAACGAAGACGATTCCCGGAATCATAAATAAAATTGATTATTCCGTCGATATTAATAGCGGAAAGCATATCAATTCCGATGTCCTTGAAAAGAATGGCATCGCCGTTGTAGAAATTGTATTTACCGAAGCCATTGTCGTGGACCTTTTCGAAAAGCACAAGACCTTGGGCGAACTGATTCTGATTGACCGCGTGACCCATGCGACATCGGCTTGTGGCGTCGTGGAAGGTCTTTTCGAAAGGCAGGTTGCTGCTGGTGAAAAGGCTGAATTCGTGCAGGGGAAACGCCACGGTCGCGGAGAAATCTTCGAGGAATTCTTCTACGATACGGTAACACTTTCTGTGGTGAAACAACAGCCTGTAAAGCAGCACTACACCGTAGGCGACGAAATTCCGACGGTGGGGGAGAGCTACCGCTATCCCGATGATTTTGACATCATAATCTTGCGTGACAGCACCGCTGTCAAGGTGCGCGGCAAGCGTATCGCCGAAATTACGGAAGCGGCCAAATATCTTTACGACGGATTCCCCGTCATCAACGGACGCGGCTTTGAAATCAAGGTACATTCCGACGAAGATGTGTCGCGTCTGCTTCACGAATATGCCGAAGCGGGCGAAGCTGGCCGCGAAAAGTTCTTCAAAAAATGGACCGTTTTTGACACTTATAGAAAAGTCGTGATAAAGTAA
- the cysD gene encoding sulfate adenylyltransferase subunit CysD translates to MSEYSHLDELEAEAIYIIREVAAECEKPVMLYSIGKDSSVMLHLALKAFYPEKPPFPFLHVNTTWKFKEMIKFRDEIAKKLGIEMLEYINQDGVKQGINPFDHGAAYTDIMKTQALKQALNKYGFTAAFGGGRRDEEKSRAKERIFSFRNSAHAWDPKNQRPEMWKLYNTKINKGESIRVFPISNWTEKDIWQYIKREKIDIVPLYFAALRPVVVRDGNIIMVDDERFPLREGETPEIKSVRFRTLGCYPLTGGIESTATTLDEIIDETLSAVSSERTSRVIDNEAAGSMERRKREGYF, encoded by the coding sequence TTGAGCGAATATTCTCACCTCGACGAGCTGGAAGCCGAAGCCATCTACATCATCCGCGAAGTCGCTGCCGAATGCGAAAAGCCGGTGATGCTTTATTCTATCGGCAAGGACAGTTCCGTCATGTTGCATTTGGCCTTGAAGGCCTTTTACCCCGAAAAGCCGCCTTTCCCGTTCTTGCATGTGAACACCACGTGGAAATTCAAGGAAATGATCAAGTTTCGCGACGAAATTGCCAAGAAACTCGGTATCGAAATGCTGGAATACATCAATCAGGATGGCGTCAAGCAGGGCATTAATCCGTTTGACCACGGTGCCGCCTACACCGACATTATGAAAACACAGGCGTTGAAGCAGGCGCTCAACAAGTACGGCTTCACTGCGGCATTTGGCGGTGGCCGCCGCGATGAAGAAAAATCCCGTGCGAAGGAAAGAATTTTCTCTTTCCGCAATTCCGCACACGCGTGGGATCCGAAAAATCAGCGCCCCGAAATGTGGAAACTTTACAACACCAAGATCAACAAGGGCGAAAGCATCCGCGTGTTCCCGATTTCAAACTGGACCGAAAAGGACATCTGGCAGTACATCAAGCGCGAAAAGATTGACATTGTCCCGCTGTACTTTGCGGCACTGCGCCCGGTCGTGGTGCGCGACGGCAATATCATCATGGTGGACGACGAACGTTTCCCGTTGCGCGAAGGCGAAACGCCCGAAATCAAGTCGGTGCGTTTCCGCACGCTCGGTTGCTACCCGCTTACGGGCGGCATTGAATCGACCGCCACGACGCTTGACGAAATCATCGATGAAACCCTGAGCGCTGTATCTTCGGAACGCACTTCCCGCGTGATCGACAACGAAGCCGCAGGCAGCATGGAACGCCGCAAGAGGGAGGGATATTTCTAA
- a CDS encoding ferredoxin family protein, giving the protein MSISIDQSKCIGCGKCHDVCPGTLIKINENKKAFIKYPKDCWGCTSCIKECPVHAISFFLGEDIGGKGSKVHTEKVNGLVRWIVEFPNGSVKTIDIDPKESNKY; this is encoded by the coding sequence ATGAGCATCAGCATTGATCAAAGTAAATGCATCGGCTGCGGAAAATGTCACGATGTTTGTCCCGGCACGTTAATCAAGATAAACGAAAATAAAAAGGCGTTTATCAAGTATCCCAAAGATTGCTGGGGTTGCACCTCGTGCATCAAGGAATGCCCGGTTCACGCCATCAGCTTCTTCCTAGGCGAAGACATTGGCGGCAAGGGCAGCAAGGTGCATACCGAAAAAGTAAACGGTCTCGTTCGATGGATCGTTGAGTTCCCCAATGGGAGCGTTAAGACTATCGACATCGACCCCAAGGAATCAAATAAATATTAG
- a CDS encoding adenylyl-sulfate reductase subunit alpha produces the protein MKIERLKTDLLIIGGGTAGCYAAITAAQNASQEAVGLKILIVEKANIKRSGCLAAGVNALNAYITEGRTPKDYVEYAKKDADGIVREDLLYTISEKFNEVTARLEKLGLVILKDKNGKYVTRGNRNIKINGENIKPILAAAVAKARNIQVLNHVNIFDFSVHNNKIDGAFGFGIENDTFYAIEARAVIIATGGAAGLYRPNNPGFSRHKMWYPPFNTGAGYAMGIRHGAEMTTFEMRFIALRCKDTIAPTGTLAQGVGAKQVNALGDVYETKYGISTSERVYGTVVENLEGRGPCYLRTVGITPAQEESLLKAYLNMAPSQTIRWLENETPSKANVEIEGTEPYIVGGHTASGYWVDTKRATTIQGLYAAGDVAGGAPQKYVTGALAEGEIAAKSAVEYIESLSALRQTQGPDVQFKVAEPAEATIKEEEIADHVAEIEKFLSNEKGPQTTENLEEAMQAVMDSYAGGIKTSYRYSENQLNQAKKEIEVIEKLTDNLSAADLQDVMYIYELKERLTVCKSVIAHLAARRETRWHSFAENLDYPEKDDVNFRKYVNSRLENGEIKIILRELTAEGQKNYEHQH, from the coding sequence ATGAAAATAGAACGGCTTAAAACAGACTTGTTGATTATTGGTGGCGGTACGGCGGGCTGCTATGCCGCCATCACTGCCGCACAAAACGCATCTCAGGAAGCGGTGGGTCTCAAGATCCTTATCGTTGAAAAGGCAAATATCAAGCGCAGCGGTTGTTTGGCCGCAGGCGTGAACGCCTTGAACGCTTACATTACCGAAGGCCGTACGCCCAAGGATTACGTGGAATATGCGAAGAAGGACGCCGACGGAATCGTTCGCGAAGACTTGCTGTACACAATCTCCGAAAAATTCAACGAAGTCACGGCACGCTTGGAAAAGTTGGGCCTTGTCATCCTGAAAGACAAAAACGGCAAATATGTGACACGCGGAAATCGTAACATCAAGATCAACGGCGAAAACATCAAGCCGATTTTGGCCGCGGCAGTTGCAAAGGCGCGGAACATTCAAGTGCTGAACCACGTGAACATTTTTGATTTTTCCGTTCACAATAATAAGATAGACGGAGCATTCGGTTTCGGGATTGAGAACGATACTTTCTACGCCATCGAGGCGCGCGCGGTGATTATCGCAACAGGCGGTGCCGCTGGGCTTTACCGCCCGAACAACCCTGGATTTTCTCGGCACAAGATGTGGTATCCACCGTTCAATACGGGCGCAGGCTATGCCATGGGAATCCGCCACGGCGCCGAAATGACGACATTTGAAATGCGTTTTATCGCCCTTCGTTGCAAAGATACGATAGCGCCTACAGGTACGCTCGCGCAAGGCGTTGGTGCCAAGCAGGTGAACGCGCTCGGCGATGTTTATGAAACCAAGTATGGAATTTCTACATCGGAACGCGTTTACGGCACTGTGGTCGAGAATCTGGAAGGTCGAGGACCTTGCTATTTGCGCACCGTCGGGATTACGCCCGCTCAAGAAGAATCACTTTTGAAGGCGTACCTGAATATGGCACCGTCGCAAACGATCCGTTGGCTTGAAAATGAAACGCCGTCAAAAGCGAACGTAGAAATCGAAGGCACGGAGCCTTATATCGTTGGAGGGCATACCGCAAGCGGTTACTGGGTCGATACCAAGCGTGCCACCACCATTCAAGGCCTTTACGCCGCAGGCGATGTGGCCGGAGGTGCACCGCAAAAGTACGTGACGGGGGCCCTTGCCGAAGGCGAGATTGCAGCGAAAAGCGCGGTGGAATATATAGAGAGCTTGTCGGCCCTTCGGCAAACTCAGGGACCTGACGTGCAATTTAAGGTTGCTGAGCCTGCCGAAGCAACCATTAAGGAAGAAGAGATTGCTGATCACGTTGCAGAAATCGAGAAATTTCTTTCGAACGAAAAAGGTCCGCAGACCACTGAGAATCTCGAAGAAGCGATGCAGGCCGTCATGGATTCCTATGCAGGTGGCATCAAGACCAGCTACCGCTACAGCGAAAACCAGCTGAACCAGGCGAAAAAAGAAATCGAGGTAATTGAAAAACTGACAGACAACTTGAGTGCCGCCGACTTGCAAGATGTCATGTACATCTACGAACTCAAGGAACGCCTGACGGTCTGCAAGAGCGTGATTGCGCACCTAGCCGCCCGCCGCGAAACCCGCTGGCACAGTTTCGCCGAGAACCTCGACTATCCCGAAAAAGACGACGTCAACTTCCGCAAGTACGTGAATTCTCGCCTCGAAAACGGCGAAATCAAAATCATCTTGCGCGAACTCACCGCAGAAGGGCAAAAGAACTATGAGCATCAGCATTGA
- a CDS encoding 4Fe-4S binding protein, protein MATDYATLKKGGWMRQKQKNNFSLRVRVVGGNLTATQLAKIAEVAEKYGEGYAHLTSRQSVEIPFIKLENVDDVKAALAEGGVEPGVCGPRVRTITACQGEAVCPSGCIDTYAIAKELDDRYFARELPHKFKFGVTGCQNNCLKAEENDVGIKGGIKVNWIEDKCIGCGLCAKSCRKGAIKFENKKVIFDDSQCNFCGRCYKACPTDAWEHTHGYIVSFGGLFGNNINKGETIIPFIDDKQKLLDVCDAAIQFFAENAKPSERFKYTIDRIGHEVFAQKIKDAYNGK, encoded by the coding sequence ATGGCAACAGATTATGCAACTCTTAAAAAGGGCGGTTGGATGCGCCAAAAGCAGAAGAATAACTTCTCGCTGCGCGTGCGCGTCGTGGGCGGAAACCTCACGGCAACGCAATTGGCAAAGATCGCCGAAGTCGCCGAAAAATACGGCGAAGGCTACGCTCATTTGACTTCCAGGCAGAGCGTCGAAATACCATTTATCAAATTGGAGAATGTAGACGACGTGAAGGCTGCCCTTGCCGAAGGTGGCGTGGAACCTGGCGTTTGCGGCCCTCGCGTGCGTACTATCACGGCATGTCAGGGCGAAGCCGTTTGCCCGAGCGGATGCATTGACACTTATGCCATCGCCAAGGAACTGGACGATCGTTACTTTGCCCGAGAACTCCCGCACAAGTTTAAATTTGGTGTGACCGGTTGTCAGAACAACTGCCTCAAGGCCGAAGAAAATGATGTCGGTATCAAGGGCGGTATCAAGGTCAATTGGATCGAAGATAAGTGCATTGGTTGTGGACTCTGTGCCAAAAGTTGCCGCAAGGGTGCTATCAAATTTGAAAATAAGAAAGTGATTTTCGATGACTCGCAGTGCAATTTCTGCGGGCGTTGCTACAAGGCATGCCCCACCGACGCTTGGGAACATACCCACGGCTACATCGTTTCTTTCGGCGGCCTTTTCGGCAACAACATCAATAAGGGCGAAACGATTATCCCCTTTATTGACGATAAGCAAAAGCTGCTTGATGTCTGCGATGCTGCGATTCAGTTCTTTGCCGAAAATGCAAAACCCAGCGAACGATTCAAGTACACCATTGACCGCATTGGCCACGAAGTCTTTGCGCAAAAAATCAAAGACGCTTATAACGGCAAATGA
- a CDS encoding O-acetylhomoserine aminocarboxypropyltransferase/cysteine synthase family protein, with protein MNFNTTLLHKNFDSDRCSGSTLTPIYQVSAFAYDSAEKLEAVFNNKAPGFAYTRIGNPTTDSFERRIASLEKGIGAVACSSGMAAVTISLLNILQSGDEVIASAGLFGGTIDLFHDLEAFGIKTRFVTEVTAETVSTQLNEKTKAVFTELIGNPKLNVVDLQSVADVAHQNGVPFIVDSTTATPYLIHPSDFGADIVVHSSSKYINGNGSAISGIIVDSGKFNWDYSRFKGLEEYKRFSKFAYLAKLRNGIWRNVGCCVAPNTSFLNALGLETLGLRMERLCSNALRLAEFLQGFEGISVNYPALKSSPYYSLVQSQLGGKGGAILTIDAGSKERAFKLINNLKYATIATNIGDLRTLVIHPDSSIFTHGSKEQKENAGVFEGTVRVSVGIEDIEDLKEDFEQAVKSI; from the coding sequence ATGAATTTTAACACGACTTTATTGCACAAGAATTTTGACAGTGACCGATGTAGCGGATCCACCCTTACACCTATTTATCAGGTAAGCGCATTCGCTTATGATTCTGCAGAAAAACTCGAAGCTGTTTTCAACAACAAAGCTCCGGGTTTTGCATATACACGCATCGGGAACCCTACAACCGATTCTTTTGAACGCCGTATCGCATCCCTTGAAAAAGGGATCGGTGCGGTGGCGTGTTCGTCGGGCATGGCTGCAGTGACGATTTCGCTCTTGAATATTTTGCAATCTGGCGACGAAGTCATTGCAAGTGCTGGTCTTTTTGGCGGCACCATCGACTTGTTCCATGATTTGGAAGCCTTCGGAATCAAGACGCGTTTTGTTACCGAAGTCACCGCCGAAACGGTGAGTACTCAACTGAACGAAAAGACCAAAGCTGTTTTCACCGAACTCATCGGAAATCCGAAACTGAACGTTGTCGATTTGCAGAGCGTTGCGGATGTGGCGCACCAAAATGGCGTGCCGTTTATTGTCGACAGTACCACGGCAACTCCGTACCTTATTCATCCCTCTGATTTTGGTGCAGATATCGTTGTACATTCGTCTTCCAAGTATATCAACGGTAATGGGAGTGCCATTAGCGGCATTATTGTTGATAGCGGCAAGTTCAACTGGGATTATTCCCGTTTTAAAGGCCTTGAAGAATACAAGCGCTTTAGCAAGTTCGCCTACCTCGCCAAACTCCGCAACGGCATTTGGCGTAACGTGGGCTGCTGCGTGGCTCCGAACACTTCTTTCTTGAATGCGCTTGGACTCGAAACGCTCGGTCTGCGCATGGAACGCCTTTGTAGCAACGCCTTGCGACTGGCTGAATTTTTGCAAGGCTTTGAAGGTATTTCTGTCAACTATCCTGCTCTAAAAAGCAGCCCCTATTATAGCTTGGTGCAAAGTCAGCTCGGAGGCAAGGGCGGAGCCATCCTTACGATTGACGCGGGCAGCAAGGAAAGAGCGTTCAAGTTGATTAACAATTTGAAATACGCCACCATCGCAACGAACATTGGCGACTTGCGCACGCTGGTGATTCACCCAGATAGCTCCATCTTTACGCACGGTTCCAAGGAACAGAAGGAAAACGCCGGTGTATTCGAAGGCACTGTCCGCGTAAGCGTCGGAATAGAAGATATCGAAGATCTCAAAGAAGACTTTGAACAGGCTGTCAAAAGCATTTGA
- a CDS encoding ABC transporter ATP-binding protein — protein MYVELKNINKHFGNFKASDDVSFGIEKGKLIGLLGPSGSGKTTILRMIAGLETPDNGDIIIDSKVINNVPASKRGIGFVFQSYALFRYMTVFENIAFGLRVLKKSDSEIKDRVAELVKLIGLDGLENRYPSQLSGGQRQRVAFARALAPNPQLLLLDEPFAAIDAKVRQELRHWLKEMIAKLGVTSIFVTHDQDEAIEVADEIIIMNKGRIDQIGKPLDVYSAPKTAFVASFFGQPSIFKDYSKFRRFEAIEGAEQAIVRPEFVKVTKKTEVQKFKNSAEEGVVTDVAFRGSGIELSVLVNGVTLTARRGFDEPSVSVGEKVDVFIYRIFVTAGDNAYLLENKSLREPVVVI, from the coding sequence ATGTACGTAGAATTAAAAAATATCAACAAACACTTTGGAAATTTCAAGGCGTCTGACGACGTATCCTTCGGTATCGAAAAGGGTAAACTGATTGGTCTGCTGGGCCCGAGTGGTTCTGGCAAAACGACGATTCTTCGTATGATTGCAGGACTGGAAACACCTGACAACGGCGATATCATTATTGACAGCAAAGTAATCAATAATGTGCCTGCCAGTAAGCGCGGCATCGGATTCGTGTTCCAGAGTTACGCCTTGTTCCGTTACATGACGGTTTTTGAAAACATCGCCTTTGGACTCCGAGTGCTCAAAAAATCCGATAGTGAAATCAAGGACCGTGTCGCGGAACTTGTCAAGCTAATTGGCCTAGATGGACTTGAAAATCGCTATCCGAGCCAACTTTCGGGTGGACAGCGCCAACGTGTTGCATTTGCACGCGCTCTCGCCCCGAATCCGCAGTTACTTTTGCTCGATGAACCTTTTGCCGCAATTGATGCCAAGGTGCGTCAGGAACTCCGCCATTGGCTTAAGGAGATGATCGCAAAACTCGGCGTCACAAGCATCTTTGTGACTCACGACCAAGACGAGGCCATCGAAGTGGCTGACGAAATCATCATCATGAACAAGGGCCGTATCGATCAAATAGGTAAGCCTCTGGATGTTTACAGCGCTCCCAAAACTGCATTTGTCGCGTCTTTCTTTGGACAACCCAGCATTTTCAAGGATTACAGCAAGTTCCGCCGATTTGAGGCTATCGAGGGTGCGGAGCAGGCGATTGTGCGCCCCGAATTTGTGAAAGTCACCAAGAAAACCGAAGTGCAAAAATTCAAGAATTCCGCCGAAGAAGGCGTCGTGACCGATGTCGCCTTCCGTGGTAGCGGTATAGAATTGTCGGTACTGGTGAACGGCGTAACTCTTACGGCGCGGCGCGGCTTTGACGAACCGAGTGTTTCTGTAGGCGAAAAAGTGGATGTGTTCATTTATCGCATTTTTGTCACCGCAGGAGATAACGCTTATTTGCTCGAAAACAAGTCGTTGCGTGAACCCGTCGTAGTGATTTAA
- the cysW gene encoding sulfate ABC transporter permease subunit CysW: MYKETKSSKAVKWFLIGISVLFVVLMLLLPLITVITEAFKQGFAVYQKAVTDNYTVKAIWLTLEATALAVVINTVFGLSAAWSLTKFHFRGKKILTTLIDLPVTVSPIIAGLIFLLTFGRQSPIFPLLQDWNVKIVFAVPGIVLATIFVTFPFISRELIPVLEARGNDEEEAAALMGAKGFTIFRKITFPHIKWAFLYGVVLCAARAMGEFGAVSVISGHLRGKTNTLPLHVEILFNEFQYVPAFAVASILVLLAIFILIARSLIEYNGKKKNKVEP; this comes from the coding sequence ATGTATAAAGAAACTAAATCTTCAAAAGCGGTCAAATGGTTTTTAATTGGGATTAGCGTGCTCTTTGTAGTGCTTATGCTTTTGCTCCCGTTGATTACGGTGATTACCGAGGCCTTTAAGCAGGGCTTTGCCGTGTACCAGAAGGCGGTAACGGACAACTACACAGTCAAGGCGATTTGGCTTACGCTAGAAGCGACTGCGCTTGCCGTTGTTATCAATACGGTCTTCGGGCTGAGTGCAGCATGGTCGCTGACCAAGTTCCACTTCAGGGGCAAAAAAATTCTCACGACCTTGATTGACTTGCCAGTGACGGTTTCGCCGATTATCGCAGGCCTGATTTTCTTGCTCACATTCGGTCGTCAAAGCCCGATTTTTCCGCTGTTGCAGGATTGGAATGTTAAGATTGTTTTTGCGGTGCCGGGGATTGTGCTTGCTACGATTTTCGTGACATTTCCGTTCATTTCTCGCGAGTTGATTCCGGTTCTGGAAGCCCGTGGAAACGACGAAGAAGAGGCTGCTGCACTAATGGGAGCGAAAGGATTTACCATTTTCAGGAAAATTACTTTCCCGCATATCAAGTGGGCTTTTTTGTACGGCGTGGTGCTTTGCGCGGCGCGTGCTATGGGCGAATTCGGTGCGGTATCGGTGATTTCGGGGCATTTGCGCGGTAAGACGAATACGCTTCCGCTTCATGTGGAAATTTTGTTCAACGAATTCCAGTATGTGCCCGCATTTGCGGTAGCGTCAATTCTGGTACTACTCGCAATATTTATTCTGATCGCAAGAAGTTTGATCGAATATAACGGAAAAAAGAAAAATAAGGTTGAACCGTAG
- the cysT gene encoding sulfate ABC transporter permease subunit CysT, with protein sequence MKRTNRSVIPGFGLTTGITLAILSIVVLIPLASLVVFTAHMSLDEIVATITRDRVLSSFRVSFVTAFVASLINVVMGVVLAWVLVKYSFPFKRLIDGMIELPFALPTAVAGIALTTLTADTGLVGGFFAKFGVKIAFTQAGITVALVFIGIPFVVRAVQPVLEKLDPAYEEAAGVLGASRSRIFWKIVFPEIVPAALTGFGLAFGRCLGEYGSVVFIAGNKPFETEIVPLIIMSELQEYDYASATTIALVMLVASFVTLFLVNLIQTRNTRILKGGA encoded by the coding sequence ATGAAAAGAACGAATAGAAGTGTCATACCAGGTTTCGGCCTGACTACGGGCATCACGCTTGCCATCTTGAGCATCGTGGTGCTTATTCCGCTTGCGTCGCTAGTGGTGTTCACGGCCCACATGAGCCTTGACGAAATTGTCGCGACAATTACGCGCGATAGAGTGTTGTCTAGTTTTCGTGTGAGCTTTGTGACGGCGTTTGTAGCGTCGTTGATTAATGTGGTGATGGGCGTTGTGCTGGCGTGGGTGCTGGTAAAGTATAGTTTCCCGTTCAAACGGTTGATTGATGGCATGATTGAGCTCCCGTTTGCCTTGCCGACGGCGGTGGCGGGTATAGCGCTTACGACGCTTACGGCGGATACTGGGCTTGTGGGCGGCTTCTTTGCAAAGTTTGGCGTAAAGATTGCTTTCACGCAGGCTGGCATTACGGTGGCATTAGTGTTTATTGGCATTCCATTTGTAGTTCGTGCGGTGCAGCCAGTGCTTGAAAAACTGGATCCCGCTTACGAAGAAGCCGCAGGCGTGCTAGGGGCGTCTCGTAGCCGAATCTTCTGGAAAATTGTTTTCCCGGAGATTGTTCCCGCCGCTTTAACAGGATTCGGACTTGCCTTCGGGCGTTGCCTAGGCGAATACGGCAGCGTGGTTTTTATCGCGGGCAACAAGCCGTTCGAAACAGAAATCGTGCCACTCATCATTATGTCGGAATTACAGGAATACGATTACGCCAGTGCGACAACCATTGCGCTCGTGATGCTTGTAGCTTCGTTCGTAACGTTATTCCTGGTGAACTTGATTCAAACTAGAAATACGCGAATTTTGAAGGGAGGCGCTTGA
- a CDS encoding sulfate ABC transporter substrate-binding protein, which produces MNQNFVKSAVAATLLIAGTIGFSACSSSDEQKSESSAKVEKQTLTNVSYDPTRELYANYNEVFAKHWKEKTGKEVEITQSHGGSGKQALEVANGLEADVVTLALEYDVNAVRDAGLIEDGWVKEFPLNSAPYTSTIVFLVRKGNPKNLKDWGDLVKDGIGVITPNPKTSGGARWNYLAAWAWAEKQYNGDEAKVKEFVKKLYKNVLVLASGARGSTTTFIENGQGDVLLAWENEAFLSLKDYPNDYEIVIPSVSILAEPSVAIVDKVVDKRGTRELATEYLNFLYSDEGQHIAAKNHYRPSNKAILDQYKEFDQNVNLIDISYFGGWDKAQSTHFSNGGIFDQIYEKK; this is translated from the coding sequence AGCGAATCTTCTGCCAAGGTCGAAAAGCAGACTCTCACCAACGTGTCTTACGATCCGACCCGTGAACTCTACGCCAACTACAACGAAGTTTTCGCAAAGCACTGGAAAGAAAAGACTGGCAAGGAAGTAGAAATCACGCAGTCCCATGGCGGTTCCGGCAAGCAGGCCCTTGAAGTGGCCAACGGTCTTGAAGCCGACGTGGTGACGCTCGCCCTTGAATATGACGTGAACGCCGTGCGTGACGCAGGCCTTATTGAAGACGGCTGGGTCAAGGAATTCCCGCTGAATAGCGCCCCTTATACCTCGACCATCGTGTTCTTGGTGCGCAAGGGTAACCCGAAGAACCTTAAGGACTGGGGCGATCTCGTGAAGGATGGCATCGGAGTTATCACGCCGAACCCGAAAACTTCTGGCGGCGCACGTTGGAATTATCTTGCTGCTTGGGCATGGGCCGAAAAGCAATATAATGGTGACGAAGCCAAGGTTAAGGAATTTGTGAAGAAACTCTACAAGAATGTCCTTGTGCTTGCTTCCGGCGCTCGTGGCTCTACGACGACTTTCATCGAAAATGGTCAGGGCGATGTTTTGCTCGCCTGGGAAAACGAAGCCTTCCTTTCGCTCAAGGATTATCCTAACGATTACGAAATCGTAATTCCTAGTGTGAGTATCTTGGCTGAACCCTCTGTCGCAATCGTGGACAAGGTGGTTGACAAGCGCGGCACCCGCGAACTTGCCACCGAATACCTGAACTTCCTCTACAGCGATGAAGGCCAGCACATTGCAGCCAAGAACCACTATCGTCCTTCCAACAAGGCCATTCTTGACCAGTACAAGGAATTCGACCAGAACGTGAACCTGATTGACATCAGCTACTTCGGTGGCTGGGACAAGGCTCAGAGCACGCATTTCTCGAACGGTGGCATCTTTGACCAGATTTACGAAAAGAAGTAA